The proteins below are encoded in one region of Bosea sp. BIWAKO-01:
- a CDS encoding bifunctional sugar phosphate isomerase/epimerase/4-hydroxyphenylpyruvate dioxygenase family protein encodes MIPSIATVCVSGTLQEKLEAIAAAGFRAVEIFENDLIAFPGSPTEVRRICSDLGLAIVTCQPFRDFEGMPDARRARTFDRAERKFDLLQELGTDLLFVCSSVSPEGLSGIDRLAGDFAELGERAAKRGLRVGYEALAWGRHVFDYRDAWEIVRRAGRDNVGIILDSFHILSRGLDPASIGTIPRDRIFMVQMADAPKLQMDHLSWSRHWRCLPGQGDLDLAAFMRALASTGYDGVLSLEIFNDRFRAGSARSVALDGHRSLLWLLDETARELGRPVPGAVAMPAPEPVEAVEFIEFAIAESERPGFQRLLSALGFSRVGAHRSKDVDLWSQGDIRIVLNSDVDGFAHSYQITHGTSVCAIALRVADAGAATERASALLDVPHAGAVGPGELDIPAVRGLGGSLLYFLDQSSALGRWSEVDFEPIGADGSSAGLVGVDHISQSMQYEEMLTWLLFYSSLFKTTKTPSQAVIDPGGVVQSQVIESGLNGPSGHGLRLILNGSQSHRTLSARFITDFFGSGVQHIAFATNDIRATVARLVANGVAMLPIPENYYDDLEARSDLPPEEIDALKALNILYDRDAGGDFWQAYTATLDGGLFFEIVQRNGYGGYGAANAGIRLTAQARLSRPITVPAPTHA; translated from the coding sequence ATGATCCCTTCCATCGCCACCGTCTGCGTCTCAGGTACGCTTCAGGAGAAGCTCGAGGCCATTGCGGCTGCCGGCTTTCGTGCCGTCGAGATCTTTGAGAACGACCTGATCGCCTTCCCGGGCTCGCCGACAGAGGTGCGCCGGATCTGCAGCGATCTCGGGCTCGCGATCGTGACCTGCCAGCCGTTTCGCGATTTCGAGGGCATGCCCGATGCGCGGCGGGCGCGGACATTCGACAGGGCGGAACGGAAATTCGACCTCCTGCAGGAGCTTGGGACCGACCTGCTTTTCGTCTGCTCGAGCGTCTCGCCCGAGGGCTTGAGCGGCATCGACAGGCTCGCCGGCGATTTCGCCGAGCTCGGCGAGCGGGCCGCCAAACGGGGATTGCGCGTCGGCTATGAGGCGCTGGCCTGGGGACGTCATGTCTTCGACTATCGCGATGCCTGGGAGATCGTGCGCCGGGCCGGCCGCGACAATGTCGGCATCATCCTCGACAGCTTCCACATCCTCTCGCGCGGGCTCGATCCCGCCAGCATCGGCACCATCCCGCGCGACCGGATCTTCATGGTGCAGATGGCGGATGCCCCCAAGCTGCAGATGGATCATCTCTCCTGGAGCCGCCACTGGCGCTGCCTGCCGGGGCAGGGCGATCTCGATCTGGCGGCTTTCATGAGGGCGCTCGCGTCGACCGGTTATGACGGCGTCCTGTCGCTCGAAATCTTCAACGACCGATTCCGGGCCGGCTCCGCCCGCTCGGTGGCGCTCGACGGGCATCGTTCGCTGCTCTGGCTGCTCGACGAGACGGCCCGGGAACTTGGCCGGCCGGTGCCCGGCGCTGTCGCAATGCCGGCGCCTGAGCCTGTCGAAGCCGTCGAGTTCATCGAGTTCGCCATTGCCGAGTCTGAGCGGCCGGGCTTCCAGCGCCTTCTGAGTGCGCTCGGGTTCAGCCGTGTCGGCGCGCATCGCTCCAAGGATGTCGATCTCTGGAGCCAGGGCGATATCCGTATCGTGCTCAACAGCGACGTCGACGGTTTCGCCCATAGCTACCAGATCACGCATGGGACCTCGGTCTGCGCCATTGCGCTGCGGGTCGCGGATGCCGGTGCGGCCACCGAGCGCGCGAGCGCTCTGCTCGACGTGCCTCATGCCGGCGCAGTCGGGCCAGGCGAACTCGACATCCCGGCCGTGCGCGGCCTTGGTGGCAGCCTGCTCTATTTCCTGGATCAGTCTTCCGCCCTGGGGCGCTGGTCGGAGGTGGATTTCGAGCCCATAGGCGCGGATGGCTCAAGCGCCGGACTGGTCGGGGTCGACCATATCTCGCAGAGCATGCAGTATGAGGAAATGCTGACCTGGCTGCTGTTCTATTCGTCGCTATTCAAGACGACGAAGACGCCGAGCCAGGCGGTGATCGACCCCGGCGGTGTCGTGCAGAGCCAGGTCATCGAGAGCGGATTGAACGGCCCGTCTGGCCATGGCCTGAGGCTCATTCTCAACGGTTCGCAGAGCCACCGGACGCTGTCGGCCCGCTTCATCACCGATTTCTTCGGCTCCGGCGTGCAACATATCGCCTTCGCCACGAATGACATCCGGGCGACCGTCGCGCGGCTGGTGGCCAATGGCGTCGCCATGCTGCCGATCCCGGAGAACTATTACGATGACCTCGAAGCGCGGTCCGATCTGCCTCCCGAGGAGATCGATGCGCTGAAGGCACTCAACATTCTCTACGACCGCGATGCCGGCGGTGATTTCTGGCAGGCCTATACCGCGACGCTCGATGGCGGGTTGTTCTTCGAGATCGTCCAGCGCAATGGCTATGGTGGCTATGGTGCGGCCAATGCGGGCATCCGCCTGACCGCGCAGGCGCGCCTGTCCCGCCCGATCACCGTGCCCGCGCCCACGCATGCATGA
- a CDS encoding 3-keto-5-aminohexanoate cleavage protein codes for MTTPCIITVAITGSLPTKRDNPAVPITIAEQVESTQEAFEAGATLAHCHVRSDEGTPTSDPERFGRLLEGLRKHCPGIIVQLSTGGRSGAGRERGGMIPLKPDMCSLSTGSCNFPTRVYENSPDLVDWLAAEMLTHGVKPEIEAFDLSMIFKAAEMGIAGAIRGPLHVQFVMGVKNAMPVDRAVFEFYIATLKRLAPDATWTGAGIGRDQITLNRWSLELGGHCRTGLEDNVRLDRDTLAPSNAALVKRIAEIAGSYDRHVASVAEARELLSLPMA; via the coding sequence ATGACCACACCCTGCATCATCACTGTCGCGATCACCGGCTCACTACCGACCAAGCGCGACAATCCCGCCGTTCCGATCACGATTGCCGAGCAGGTCGAGTCGACGCAGGAGGCTTTTGAGGCAGGCGCGACGCTGGCGCATTGCCATGTCCGCTCCGACGAGGGCACGCCAACCTCCGACCCTGAGCGGTTTGGCCGTCTGCTCGAGGGGCTGCGCAAGCATTGCCCGGGCATCATCGTGCAGCTCTCCACCGGCGGGCGCTCGGGGGCGGGCAGGGAACGCGGGGGCATGATTCCGCTCAAGCCAGACATGTGCTCGCTTTCGACCGGCTCATGCAATTTTCCGACGCGGGTCTATGAGAACAGCCCGGATCTCGTCGACTGGCTGGCGGCGGAGATGCTGACCCACGGCGTCAAGCCCGAGATCGAAGCCTTCGATCTCTCGATGATCTTCAAGGCTGCCGAGATGGGCATCGCGGGCGCGATCAGGGGGCCCCTGCATGTCCAGTTCGTGATGGGCGTGAAGAACGCGATGCCGGTCGATCGCGCCGTATTCGAGTTCTACATCGCGACATTGAAGCGGCTGGCACCCGACGCGACCTGGACGGGGGCCGGAATAGGGCGTGACCAGATCACGCTGAACCGCTGGTCACTTGAGCTCGGCGGTCATTGCCGCACCGGACTGGAGGACAATGTCCGCCTCGACCGCGACACGCTCGCGCCGTCCAATGCCGCTCTTGTCAAGCGCATCGCCGAGATAGCCGGCAGCTATGACCGCCATGTCGCGTCGGTCGCAGAGGCGCGGGAGCTGTTGTCGCTGCCGATGGCGTGA
- a CDS encoding histidinol-phosphate transaminase, which produces MSNPSVIPVPRIARLQNVPARRTPAPTEGAPPPVSLHLNESSEPPAPSVVAAMCAAAGQVNRYPDHDGASLIAALASRLAVPPAQIVLGAGSNELLFASAELALDAGDEAVAPHPGFPAYAKGTAMRGAKLVAVPNRRDGLVNIEGTLGAITDRTRLVFVASPHNPTGGMLDEADVEQLVAGVPDHVLLHFDEAYFEFGHHAGGPDVLAILRRRSAPWISTRTFSKAFGLAGIRVGYGIVGSPALADEYRKIRTNFSVNAVALAGAEAALKEPAYLADLLSRTADGRDWLADRLKDLGFVALPSAANFLAVLTPAPVAEFFSALKAANIHVMMFDVPGTQGALRISIGARDEMAAVVDVLKRAAG; this is translated from the coding sequence GTGTCGAACCCCAGCGTCATCCCGGTTCCGCGTATCGCACGCCTGCAGAACGTCCCGGCGCGGCGTACCCCCGCGCCCACGGAGGGCGCGCCGCCGCCGGTCAGCCTGCATCTCAACGAATCCTCGGAGCCGCCCGCTCCGAGCGTCGTGGCGGCGATGTGCGCCGCCGCCGGCCAGGTGAATCGCTACCCCGATCATGACGGCGCCTCGCTGATCGCAGCGCTGGCTTCGCGCCTTGCCGTCCCCCCAGCGCAGATCGTGTTGGGGGCCGGCTCGAACGAACTCCTCTTCGCCAGCGCCGAATTGGCCCTCGACGCGGGCGACGAGGCAGTGGCACCTCATCCGGGCTTTCCAGCCTATGCCAAGGGCACCGCGATGCGCGGCGCAAAGCTCGTCGCTGTTCCGAACCGGCGCGATGGCCTCGTCAACATCGAGGGCACCCTGGGCGCCATTACCGACAGGACACGCCTCGTCTTCGTCGCCTCGCCGCATAACCCGACCGGTGGCATGCTCGACGAGGCCGATGTCGAGCAACTCGTCGCCGGCGTCCCGGATCATGTCCTGCTGCATTTTGACGAGGCCTATTTCGAGTTCGGCCATCATGCCGGCGGGCCCGACGTGCTCGCCATCCTGCGCCGCCGCAGCGCCCCCTGGATCTCGACGCGCACCTTCTCGAAGGCATTCGGCCTTGCCGGCATCCGCGTCGGATACGGCATCGTCGGCTCACCGGCGCTGGCTGACGAATATCGCAAGATCCGCACGAATTTCAGCGTCAACGCCGTGGCGTTGGCGGGAGCCGAAGCGGCTTTGAAGGAGCCCGCCTATCTCGCCGACCTGCTCAGCAGAACCGCGGATGGCCGCGACTGGCTCGCGGACCGGTTGAAGGATCTTGGCTTCGTGGCCTTGCCCAGCGCGGCGAATTTCCTGGCGGTCCTCACGCCCGCACCGGTCGCCGAATTCTTCTCGGCACTGAAGGCGGCAAATATCCATGTCATGATGTTCGATGTCCCCGGCACACAGGGCGCCCTGCGCATCTCGATCGGAGCCAGGGATGAGATGGCAGCCGTGGTCGATGTGCTGAAGCGGGCCGCCGGCTGA
- a CDS encoding amino acid ABC transporter substrate-binding protein: MNARLTTALGFTLALAVSAQAGTLEKVRERGQLLCGVSPGVAGFSVPDEAGRWTGFDVDLCRAVAAATLGDASKVKFIPLSPKDRFVSLQSGEIDVLSRQATWTLSRDTQLGLRFAGINYYDGQGFMIRKSLNAGSAKELGGASVCVPTGTTTELNIADFFRANGMKYESVSFESGDQAAKAFESGRCDVFSNDVSALSAYRLKLVNPAEFVILPELISKEPLGPVVRQGDEAWNSIVRWSYFAMVAAEELGVSSANADQLAASGSPEVRRLLGSEGKFGEPMGLKNDWAMQIVKQVGNYGESHDRNVGAGSRLGIARGLNNLWSKGGLQYSPPVR; the protein is encoded by the coding sequence ATGAACGCTCGCTTGACCACGGCCTTGGGCTTCACTCTGGCGCTGGCGGTTTCCGCCCAGGCCGGCACACTCGAAAAGGTCCGCGAGCGCGGTCAGCTGCTCTGCGGCGTCAGCCCGGGTGTGGCGGGCTTCTCCGTCCCGGACGAGGCAGGTCGCTGGACCGGATTCGATGTCGACCTGTGCCGGGCCGTGGCCGCCGCCACATTGGGCGACGCGAGCAAGGTCAAATTCATCCCCCTCAGCCCGAAGGACAGGTTCGTCTCGCTGCAGAGCGGCGAAATCGACGTGCTCTCGCGCCAGGCGACCTGGACGCTCTCGCGTGACACGCAGCTCGGCCTGCGCTTCGCCGGAATCAACTACTATGACGGCCAGGGCTTCATGATCCGCAAGTCGCTCAACGCGGGCTCCGCCAAGGAGCTTGGCGGAGCGTCGGTCTGCGTGCCGACCGGTACGACCACGGAACTGAACATCGCCGACTTCTTTCGCGCCAACGGCATGAAATACGAGTCCGTCAGCTTCGAGTCCGGCGATCAGGCTGCCAAGGCCTTCGAGTCGGGACGCTGCGACGTCTTCAGCAACGACGTCTCGGCGCTGTCGGCCTACAGGCTGAAGCTGGTCAACCCGGCAGAATTCGTGATCCTGCCCGAACTGATCTCGAAGGAGCCGCTCGGGCCGGTCGTGCGGCAGGGCGACGAGGCCTGGAACAGCATCGTCCGCTGGTCCTATTTTGCGATGGTTGCTGCGGAAGAACTCGGCGTCAGCTCCGCCAATGCCGACCAGCTCGCCGCCTCCGGCTCTCCCGAGGTGCGCCGTCTGCTGGGCAGCGAGGGCAAGTTCGGCGAGCCGATGGGCCTGAAGAACGACTGGGCGATGCAGATCGTCAAGCAGGTCGGCAATTACGGCGAATCCCACGACCGTAATGTCGGCGCAGGGTCCCGGCTCGGGATCGCCCGCGGATTGAACAATCTCTGGAGCAAGGGCGGCCTGCAATATTCGCCGCCGGTACGCTGA
- a CDS encoding HpcH/HpaI aldolase/citrate lyase family protein — MQNTPHNSFRRRLLDRESLIGSFIKTPTGHAIEILGGVGFDFVVIDQEHAPFDRGSTDVALLAARAAGVAGVVRVPVLSHDAILSVLDCGAVGVLAPHVSSVAQARILAAACRYRGGARGFSGVTRAGGYGGLKMWNHVDAADAVTAAIAMIEDPAALDEIDAILAVDGLDAVFIGRGDLTVAFGAPTRDAPVVRDAVDRIITAAKRAEKPVCVMTDGADEAAEFAERGASAFIVSSDQGFLRKAAGHAFNEMSAMKTRAS; from the coding sequence ATGCAGAACACGCCCCATAATTCCTTCCGGCGCCGCTTGCTCGATCGCGAGTCCTTGATCGGCAGCTTCATCAAGACACCGACCGGCCACGCCATCGAGATCCTCGGCGGCGTCGGCTTCGACTTCGTCGTCATCGACCAGGAGCATGCTCCCTTCGACCGGGGCTCGACCGATGTGGCGCTTCTTGCGGCCCGGGCTGCCGGGGTCGCCGGGGTCGTGCGTGTTCCGGTGCTGTCGCATGACGCGATCCTCTCGGTGCTGGATTGCGGCGCGGTCGGCGTCCTGGCGCCGCATGTCTCGAGTGTCGCGCAGGCCCGTATCCTTGCTGCCGCCTGCCGCTATCGGGGCGGTGCGCGCGGTTTTTCGGGCGTGACCCGGGCGGGTGGTTACGGCGGCTTGAAGATGTGGAACCATGTCGATGCGGCCGACGCCGTTACGGCCGCCATAGCGATGATCGAGGATCCCGCTGCACTCGACGAGATCGACGCGATCCTCGCCGTCGATGGGCTCGACGCCGTCTTCATTGGCCGCGGCGACCTCACGGTTGCTTTCGGTGCGCCGACACGGGACGCGCCTGTCGTCCGCGATGCGGTGGACAGGATCATCACCGCAGCGAAACGGGCGGAGAAGCCGGTCTGCGTCATGACCGACGGCGCCGATGAGGCCGCCGAGTTTGCCGAGCGCGGTGCAAGCGCCTTCATCGTCTCGTCCGACCAGGGCTTCCTGAGGAAGGCGGCCGGCCACGCATTCAACGAGATGTCGGCGATGAAAACCCGTGCTTCGTAG
- a CDS encoding DUF6282 family protein — translation MLLDKAPQIDRARQVADLLVGAVDLHCHSGPAAMPRILDHHEAMLDAASAKFRALVYKDHFYLGTSHAVMLEKLFPDNGLKLFSGVALNNASGGFNPHAVDHCIKIGGKIVWLPTLSAANHIAVLASGAVKTFPKTAGKMLDALPLTALDVSGNVTDAVKQILDLIAEGDIVLAGGHLHASELHLVFEEARARGVRKMIVNHPTYIVGCTDADIRQLVSLGAYMEHSICMFVEGRSKKYEMSDLAHLIEVAGVERTLLCSDLGLLGSPRPVDGYREIVGGLLDLQFGETDIRSMVGGHAATLLNLDAGPPSAA, via the coding sequence ATGCTTCTGGACAAGGCCCCCCAAATCGACCGTGCCCGGCAGGTCGCGGATCTGCTCGTCGGTGCGGTCGACCTGCACTGTCACAGCGGACCCGCGGCGATGCCGCGCATCCTCGACCATCATGAGGCGATGCTCGACGCGGCCTCCGCGAAGTTCCGCGCGCTCGTCTACAAGGACCATTTCTACCTCGGCACCTCGCATGCCGTGATGCTGGAGAAGCTCTTCCCCGACAATGGCTTGAAGCTGTTCTCCGGCGTGGCGCTGAACAATGCCTCGGGTGGGTTCAATCCGCATGCCGTCGACCACTGCATCAAGATCGGCGGCAAGATCGTCTGGTTGCCGACTCTCTCGGCCGCGAACCATATCGCGGTCCTGGCGTCAGGCGCCGTCAAGACCTTCCCAAAGACCGCGGGGAAGATGCTGGATGCACTGCCACTCACCGCGCTCGATGTGAGCGGCAATGTGACGGACGCGGTCAAGCAGATCCTCGACCTGATCGCCGAGGGGGATATCGTTCTCGCGGGCGGCCACCTCCATGCCTCTGAACTCCACCTCGTGTTCGAGGAGGCGCGTGCGCGCGGCGTCCGCAAGATGATCGTCAACCACCCGACCTATATCGTGGGCTGCACGGATGCAGACATCCGCCAACTCGTTTCGCTCGGTGCCTATATGGAGCACTCGATCTGCATGTTCGTCGAAGGGCGCTCGAAGAAATACGAGATGTCGGACCTCGCTCATCTGATCGAGGTCGCTGGTGTCGAGCGCACCTTGCTGTGCTCCGATCTCGGCCTGCTCGGTTCGCCACGCCCGGTCGATGGCTATCGCGAGATCGTCGGTGGCCTGCTCGACCTGCAGTTCGGCGAGACGGACATCAGGTCGATGGTCGGCGGACATGCGGCGACATTGCTGAATCTCGACGCCGGTCCGCCGAGCGCCGCCTGA
- a CDS encoding tripartite tricarboxylate transporter substrate binding protein: MSLYSRRAFAASLVGLGALASTRGALGQSWPARPVTIIVPFPAGAATDVVARLLAERLRAELGQGFIVENKPGAGGNLASASVVRAAPDGHTLFVSSSGPLVTNKLLYKTLSFDPLVDFEPIAMIGDVQVVVATHPSLPVKTLSELIAYGKANPGKLTFGSPGFGLMGHIAGELIQRKGGFQMTHVPYRGSAPLATDLLAGIVNVAVDFLPPYIPHVKSGAIRALAVTAEERAPQLPDVPTLSEAGLTGVNASSWYAIVGPKGLPEPISRRISMIVNDYVLSAEGRAKLDPIGVRSLGGGPDVVRRAQAQEIAKWSEVIRTAAIALD, from the coding sequence ATGTCATTGTATTCTCGCCGCGCGTTCGCGGCGTCGCTCGTCGGCCTCGGTGCTCTGGCGAGCACGCGGGGCGCGCTCGGTCAGAGCTGGCCGGCACGGCCGGTGACCATCATCGTCCCCTTCCCGGCCGGCGCGGCCACCGATGTCGTAGCGCGCCTGCTGGCGGAGAGGCTCCGCGCAGAGCTGGGGCAAGGTTTCATCGTCGAGAACAAGCCTGGTGCCGGCGGCAACCTCGCCTCGGCCAGCGTCGTGCGCGCCGCCCCGGACGGGCATACGCTGTTCGTCTCCTCGTCCGGGCCGCTCGTCACCAACAAGCTGCTCTACAAGACACTCAGCTTCGATCCGCTCGTCGATTTCGAGCCGATCGCCATGATCGGCGATGTGCAGGTCGTGGTGGCGACGCACCCTTCCCTGCCGGTCAAGACATTGTCCGAGCTGATCGCCTACGGCAAAGCCAATCCGGGCAAGCTCACCTTCGGAAGCCCGGGCTTCGGCCTGATGGGGCACATCGCCGGCGAACTGATCCAGCGCAAGGGCGGTTTCCAGATGACCCATGTGCCTTATCGCGGTTCTGCGCCGCTTGCGACCGATCTCCTCGCAGGAATCGTCAATGTCGCCGTCGATTTCTTGCCGCCCTATATTCCACATGTGAAATCCGGAGCCATCCGCGCACTCGCGGTCACGGCCGAAGAGCGCGCGCCGCAACTGCCTGATGTGCCGACCCTGTCGGAAGCGGGGTTGACGGGCGTCAACGCCTCCTCCTGGTATGCGATCGTCGGGCCCAAGGGCCTTCCCGAGCCGATCTCGCGTCGGATCAGCATGATCGTGAACGACTATGTGCTGAGCGCGGAGGGCCGGGCGAAGCTCGATCCGATCGGCGTGCGCTCACTCGGCGGCGGACCCGACGTCGTCCGGAGGGCGCAGGCACAGGAAATCGCCAAATGGAGCGAGGTCATCCGCACGGCCGCCATCGCCCTCGACTGA
- a CDS encoding DNA-binding transcriptional regulator: MPSFTPVQSVVKALDLLAEINRSGLATVGDLHRRTGLPKPTIVRLLETLIATGYIMRDSRVRGYQVTSGVNRLSAGFHGAPMVIEAARPWATALTRQIKWPCAVCVLDYDAVIVRFSTIPDSPISPFHATLGHRLSLGGRALGRAYLAFCPEEERTIVRTAMLASPDPENSGLGDEELERLIAQARWRGYTERDPAVEPRTSATIAVPIMLGERVLATFGVTFFRSVVATPDDRARIIHPLKKAAASIETQLKALSQSMGVAFQDEK, from the coding sequence TTGCCCTCGTTCACGCCCGTCCAGTCCGTCGTCAAGGCGCTCGACCTTCTCGCCGAAATCAACCGCAGCGGATTGGCCACGGTCGGCGATCTCCATCGGCGAACGGGCCTGCCCAAGCCGACGATCGTGCGGCTCCTCGAAACGCTCATCGCCACCGGCTATATCATGCGCGACAGCCGTGTGCGGGGGTATCAGGTGACCTCCGGCGTGAACCGGTTGAGCGCCGGCTTCCACGGTGCGCCGATGGTGATCGAGGCCGCGCGCCCCTGGGCGACGGCCCTTACCCGGCAAATCAAATGGCCCTGCGCCGTCTGCGTCCTCGACTACGACGCCGTGATCGTGCGTTTCAGCACCATACCCGACAGTCCGATTTCCCCGTTCCACGCAACACTCGGCCATCGGCTGAGCCTGGGAGGGAGGGCGCTCGGGCGGGCCTATCTCGCATTCTGTCCCGAAGAGGAGCGTACGATCGTGCGCACTGCAATGCTGGCTTCCCCGGACCCCGAGAACAGCGGTCTCGGCGACGAGGAGTTGGAACGGCTGATCGCCCAGGCGCGCTGGCGCGGCTACACCGAGCGCGATCCCGCCGTCGAGCCGCGCACGTCAGCGACGATTGCCGTTCCCATCATGCTGGGCGAGCGCGTGCTCGCGACCTTCGGCGTCACCTTCTTCCGGTCTGTCGTGGCGACGCCCGATGACCGCGCGCGGATCATCCATCCCCTGAAGAAGGCGGCGGCAAGCATCGAGACGCAACTCAAGGCGCTGTCCCAATCAATGGGCGTCGCGTTTCAGGATGAGAAATAG
- a CDS encoding NAD(P)H-quinone oxidoreductase, which translates to MRAIEITRPGGPEVLAFCERASPALGPNDVLIRVRAAAVNRPDVQQRRGLYPPPPGATDLPGLDVAGIVEAVGAEVEWPRTGDAVCALANGGGYAELCAVPAVQCMPMPKGASFTEAAALPEAFFTAWNNVIWLGRLAEGETLLVQGGTSGVGMAAIQIAKSLRQARVIATAGTAAKLDICRQIGADHAVSYRDDWAAEIIAAIGAEQVDVALDAQAGPYTEKQLQLLAPDGRVVLIASHLGQMAEVNVRNIVRRRLTLTGSTLRPRPAAYKGRIASELVAHVWPLLESGRIRNHICATFDWRDVRDAHALMDAGEQVGKVVLTLDG; encoded by the coding sequence ATGCGAGCGATCGAGATCACCCGCCCCGGTGGGCCGGAGGTGCTGGCCTTTTGCGAGCGCGCGTCCCCTGCGCTTGGCCCCAATGACGTCCTCATCCGGGTCCGGGCTGCGGCCGTGAACCGCCCGGATGTGCAGCAGCGGCGCGGGCTCTATCCGCCACCGCCCGGCGCGACCGACCTGCCTGGCCTTGACGTTGCAGGCATCGTCGAGGCCGTCGGCGCGGAGGTGGAATGGCCCAGGACGGGCGACGCGGTCTGCGCGCTCGCCAATGGCGGAGGATATGCCGAGCTCTGCGCCGTGCCCGCGGTTCAGTGCATGCCCATGCCGAAGGGAGCGAGCTTCACTGAAGCTGCCGCACTGCCGGAGGCCTTCTTCACCGCCTGGAACAATGTGATCTGGCTTGGACGGCTCGCGGAAGGGGAAACGCTGCTCGTGCAAGGCGGCACCAGCGGCGTCGGCATGGCAGCGATCCAGATCGCCAAGAGCTTGCGGCAGGCCCGCGTGATCGCGACGGCAGGGACAGCCGCGAAGCTCGACATCTGCCGGCAGATCGGCGCCGATCACGCAGTCAGTTATCGCGACGACTGGGCGGCCGAAATCATTGCGGCAATCGGCGCAGAGCAGGTCGACGTCGCACTCGACGCGCAGGCCGGCCCCTACACCGAGAAGCAGCTGCAGCTGCTTGCGCCCGACGGCCGAGTCGTACTGATCGCCAGCCATCTCGGCCAGATGGCGGAAGTCAACGTTCGCAACATCGTCCGGCGTCGCCTGACCCTGACGGGTTCGACCCTGCGCCCACGCCCGGCCGCCTATAAGGGGCGGATCGCGTCGGAGCTTGTCGCCCATGTCTGGCCGTTGCTCGAGAGCGGACGCATTCGCAACCACATCTGCGCAACCTTCGACTGGCGCGATGTGCGCGACGCCCATGCCCTGATGGACGCCGGCGAACAGGTGGGCAAGGTCGTCCTCACGCTCGATGGCTGA
- a CDS encoding fumarate hydratase C-terminal domain-containing protein yields MSALDLPRLKLPLTPAAARNLKLGDLFLLDGEAVATVGMPTQKRMLSEVAAGREMPTPMRGGAFFHMGVSYDEVGGRPGRHHYVNPTTSSRFNDLMPGLIRGLGLTSVGGKGGLSRESADAMREIGCIYFSFVGGASALLSEGVEEVVDSAWNDLIMQFRLNRIRLGGFGPVTVAIDAHGNSIYERLMTSAQARLPEILQALRALSPTDEKN; encoded by the coding sequence ATGAGCGCCCTCGACCTACCCCGCCTGAAGCTGCCGCTGACGCCTGCCGCGGCTCGGAATCTGAAGCTCGGCGATCTCTTCCTGCTCGATGGCGAAGCGGTGGCGACAGTCGGTATGCCCACGCAGAAGCGGATGCTGTCCGAGGTCGCCGCCGGTCGCGAGATGCCGACACCGATGCGGGGCGGCGCCTTCTTTCATATGGGCGTCAGCTATGACGAAGTGGGGGGCAGGCCGGGGCGCCACCATTATGTCAATCCGACGACCTCGAGCCGCTTCAACGACCTGATGCCTGGCTTGATCCGGGGGCTCGGCCTGACCTCCGTCGGCGGCAAGGGCGGATTGTCGCGCGAAAGCGCGGACGCCATGCGCGAGATCGGCTGCATCTACTTTTCCTTCGTCGGCGGCGCGTCGGCGCTGCTCAGCGAAGGCGTCGAAGAGGTCGTCGACAGCGCCTGGAACGACCTGATCATGCAGTTCCGGCTGAACCGCATCAGGTTGGGAGGATTCGGACCGGTGACGGTTGCGATCGATGCCCATGGCAACTCCATTTATGAGCGCCTGATGACCTCGGCCCAGGCGCGCCTGCCGGAGATCCTGCAGGCCCTGCGGGCTCTCTCTCCTACCGACGAGAAAAATTGA